The window AAACCTTTTGCCTTGATAAAAACATGAGAAACAATATACAATTACAGACAATAGTCTAATAGATGAGTGAACAACAATGTCGCTCAGATATCAACTCCATACTACATCTCCCTAAGCAAGTGGCATCGTGTTAAAAAAGCAAACGTATATAATCCATTAAGAATGTTAATGAGCACTATTGATCCTAGAAAATCCCATAATAATGTCCGGACAGAAGTTAGGAGCAAACAATTTGCAGTTAAAGAGCATAGAGGGAATACCTGCCTGGACAGCTCTTGTAGATGGTGGGGACATGGTCTCTTCCGATATAGTGCCATCGCTTGGATCCCTATAACTAAATGAACGCTCTTTCCCTTCAAGGTCACCATTACTGGACATCACCACCATAGAATAGCCTTTCGCTTCCCGTAATTTCTCCACCAAATACATTTTCTCCTTTGCCAAGGAACAGAGCTGCATGTAAACGGTGCAGTCATAGTCTTTTAGTCTTCATTTATGCAATGTCAGTTCGCGTACAGTTTCAAATATCAGTTTCCATCTCTCCAAGGAAATGAATATCGAAATTagttggaaaagaaaagaaaagatttctAAAAGAAGACTGACTCTAGGAATGAATGAGACTTCCAACGTTTAaactccgtttggtttcgcagttaaaatcacaaaaattttaactttaactttaactcaacacgctacacaacaaaaatacacatttctcaagtcaaaaattttaactttaactttaactcgacacactacacaatcatttgtcctttGAGAAGCATACTGAAAAGCTTTCATGCTTGAGCTTGAGAACGGGTGGTTTACAATGCAGGACCCACTACAAATGATAAATTTAGGACTACTCTACGCACTGGATGCATTGGTCCCTCTCTTGCCATGGTGGGGGGACCCAGGAAGAACTAATGGATCAGGTTCacacaataatttttttatatactaTGTTGAAAAGTTGAGTACCTGCTTCTGAATGCGCTCCCGCTCAAAGGCGAGTTGCATCACCATATCCATGACAACCTTGACCCTCAAATTAATTTCCTTTGCACGGTCACTTTTAGAATCATTAGCCTCCTCCAAACAAGTCTCTAGCTTCTCGATCTTAGCCCTCAGGAGGCTTACCTCCTCATCAAGTTCAGAGTTAGCCTCCGAGAGCATAACACACTGCTCCTCCACTGTATCGTTCTTGGTCTCTGCCTTTAAGACCTTTGATTTTAGATCCTCGATTAACTTCTCCATGTCCCATATCGCGGTGTACAGCATGTTCTGCTGCTCCTGGCCAACTTCAGAAGATGCTTTCATATTCTGCAATTGTATCTCGAGGTCCCGTACTTGCTTCTCCAGCATGCTCACCTTCTCCGTCTTGCTTGCCACGCTGCCCTTGAGAAAGTTCACTTCCTCAGCTAACTCAACATTTGTGTCAGTCAATTGGGTAACCTTGACTTCTGCTGCATCCGCCCTACTTTCTGCTGCCTCAGTGCTTTCCTTAAGCGACTCCATGAAACTCTCCATCTCGTGTAGTTGCTGCTCATACTCTTCACACGATCCATTAGCATTCTCAAGCTCATGATGCAACTCTGCAAGAAGTTCCTCCAGCTTCCGTAGCCTCTCCCTCAGAGAGAGAACCTCAGAGCTTTTGGCTTGATAATCCATGCTGATACTCTCAAGCTTCTGTATAGCAATATCTTTGTGACTTAGCTGTTCAAGACAGACTTCGAGCTGGGATCTCAAATTAGCTTCATGTTGGAGTAAGCTGTTGAGGTTGAATTGAACTATCTGATGCTGACCCAATAAATCCTTTGAGATGCCCATAAGGACTTCAGAAGCATTTTCTGCCTCGAGAAATCTCCCCCAGACTACTTCAGCCGCTTCTTCCATGTGAAAAGTAACCTGTTCAGTGTAGTGAAGCTTTCGCTTCAGATCCTCCTCGCTTCGTCTCGACCCCGATAGTTTCTTCTCAAGAGCAACCTCTCTCGCCAGAGATTTCTCGAGCATTCTCAAAACATATCTAGGTAATCGACCTCTCCTCATTTTGTGTTTCAAATCGATGTT of the Punica granatum isolate Tunisia-2019 chromosome 6, ASM765513v2, whole genome shotgun sequence genome contains:
- the LOC116211276 gene encoding WPP domain-interacting tail-anchored protein 2 isoform X3, which translates into the protein MLRDVTEVYVLLEEKLHNCEESLKHSQDQISEVNLHLTKLLGDLEAVRYENREKEKDKDLSEDNQLSNIDLKHKMRRGRLPRYVLRMLEKSLAREVALEKKLSGSRRSEEDLKRKLHYTEQVTFHMEEAAEVVWGRFLEAENASEVLMGISKDLLGQHQIVQFNLNSLLQHEANLRSQLEVCLEQLSHKDIAIQKLESISMDYQAKSSEVLSLRERLRKLEELLAELHHELENANGSCEEYEQQLHEMESFMESLKESTEAAESRADAAEVKVTQLTDTNVELAEEVNFLKGSVASKTEKVSMLEKQVRDLEIQLQNMKASSEVGQEQQNMLYTAIWDMEKLIEDLKSKVLKAETKNDTVEEQCVMLSEANSELDEEVSLLRAKIEKLETCLEEANDSKSDRAKEINLRVKVVMDMVMQLAFERERIQKQLCSLAKEKMYLVEKLREAKGYSMVVMSSNGDLEGKERSFSYRDPSDGTISEETMSPPSTRAVQVDDRPLNDPPPPGLEQEPFTSPATSQASNVKARRTILLYISMAFFMALTSVLAAYMYKESILSSFMSLY
- the LOC116211276 gene encoding WPP domain-interacting tail-anchored protein 2 isoform X2, translated to MESYAVDHVVESERVPEQVSVSPSQHAPCKLANAVKVLTRLDLDLTNSSDKLSNLHVLLMHLLALDIDLDPTLEGDSKYFSTEFVGKTLELEYLSFYLDAEVREVAHFLDNLPAEIVDAHSKISSCRDVTEVYVLLEEKLHNCEESLKHSQDQISEVNLHLTKLLGDLEAVRYENREKEKDKDLSEDNQLSNIDLKHKMRRGRLPRYVLRMLEKSLAREVALEKKLSGSRRSEEDLKRKLHYTEQVTFHMEEAAEVVWGRFLEAENASEVLMGISKDLLGQHQIVQFNLNSLLQHEANLRSQLEVCLEQLSHKDIAIQKLESISMDYQAKSSEVLSLRERLRKLEELLAELHHELENANGSCEEYEQQLHEMESFMESLKESTEAAESRADAAEVKVTQLTDTNVELAEEVNFLKGSVASKTEKVSMLEKQVRDLEIQLQNMKASSEVGQEQQNMLYTAIWDMEKLIEDLKSKVLKAETKNDTVEEQCVMLSEANSELDEEVSLLRAKIEKLETCLEEANDSKSDRAKEINLRVKVVMDMVMQLAFERERIQKQLCSLAKEKMYLVEKLREAKGYSMVVMSSNGDLEGKERSFSYRDPSDGTISEETMSPPSTRAVQAGGRPSLE
- the LOC116211276 gene encoding WPP domain-interacting tail-anchored protein 2 isoform X1; translated protein: MESYAVDHVVESERVPEQVSVSPSQHAPCKLANAVKVLTRLDLDLTNSSDKLSNLHVLLMHLLALDIDLDPTLEGDSKYFSTEFVGKTLELEYLSFYLDAEVREVAHFLDNLPAEIVDAHSKISSCRDVTEVYVLLEEKLHNCEESLKHSQDQISEVNLHLTKLLGDLEAVRYENREKEKDKDLSEDNQLSNIDLKHKMRRGRLPRYVLRMLEKSLAREVALEKKLSGSRRSEEDLKRKLHYTEQVTFHMEEAAEVVWGRFLEAENASEVLMGISKDLLGQHQIVQFNLNSLLQHEANLRSQLEVCLEQLSHKDIAIQKLESISMDYQAKSSEVLSLRERLRKLEELLAELHHELENANGSCEEYEQQLHEMESFMESLKESTEAAESRADAAEVKVTQLTDTNVELAEEVNFLKGSVASKTEKVSMLEKQVRDLEIQLQNMKASSEVGQEQQNMLYTAIWDMEKLIEDLKSKVLKAETKNDTVEEQCVMLSEANSELDEEVSLLRAKIEKLETCLEEANDSKSDRAKEINLRVKVVMDMVMQLAFERERIQKQLCSLAKEKMYLVEKLREAKGYSMVVMSSNGDLEGKERSFSYRDPSDGTISEETMSPPSTRAVQVDDRPLNDPPPPGLEQEPFTSPATSQASNVKARRTILLYISMAFFMALTSVLAAYMYKESILSSFMSLY